In Zygosaccharomyces rouxii strain CBS732 chromosome F complete sequence, a single window of DNA contains:
- the PET20 gene encoding Pet20p (similar to uniprot|Q99373 Saccharomyces cerevisiae YPL159C PET20 Protein required for respiratory growth and stability of the mitochondrial genome), translating to MFRQVSPLARGLARNQHTWNGARRCQSSFTFLNNQSLLQKEQLKQSKRKNKKSFYKVEDDEYRTQHIQKKPEMDSQSGKPKKYDYSWLPRVPSTNYLRPRDMSSKILYSGYRPLFLNPDELKTSQDGGNANNGARLYEFAMKLEELGEQSLWTSSATGQEIYPEWDYVPMEVQRKLKPFNAPAPFNVDKEAEKNSLKKLKEEIYTQEKDKLLNRSKGRKKPIVSLLQLRKKLNQED from the coding sequence ATGTTTAGACAAGTATCACCATTAGCTAGGGGTTTAGCTAGAAATCAGCATACATGGAACGGTGCTCGTCGATGTCAATCAAGTTTTACGTTTCTCAATAATCAATCCCTCCTACAGAAGGAACAACTAAAACaatcaaagagaaagaataagaagtccttttacaaagtagaagatgatgagtACAGAACACAGCACATACAGAAGAAACCAGAAATGGATTCACAGTCCGGAAAACCCAAAAAATACGATTATTCATGGCTCCCTCGTGTGCCATCCACGAATTACCTGAGACCACGCGATATGAGTTCAAAGATTCTTTATTCTGGTTATAGACCACTTTTCTTGAATCCTGACGAGTTGAAAACGAGTCaagatggtggtaatgcTAATAATGGTGCAAGACTTTACGAATTCGCGATGAAATTAGAGGAATTAGGAGAACAATCATTATGGACAAGTTCAGCAACGGGACAGGAAATTTATCCAGAATGGGACTATGTTCCTATGGAAGTACaaaggaaattgaaaccattcAATGCTCCAGCACCATTTAACGTTGATAAAGAAGCCGAAAAGAATTCACTGAAAAAACTAAAGGAAGAGATTTACACCCAAGAGAAGGACAAATTACTCAACAGAAGTAAAGGTCGTAAGAAACCAATTGTATCTCTCCTTCAActaaggaaaaaattgaatcagGAAGACTAG
- a CDS encoding uncharacterized protein (conserved hypothetical protein), translating to MHDAVAVELVHEDMDQILADNFTEQEQFVLWARDQDYDLDTCLELCDVVQFFNEDVSEREAEESWGMAAAEGDFAKLRDLEDKQEFGLAL from the coding sequence ATGCATGATGCTGTAGCCGTAGAATTGGTACATGAAGATATGGATCAAATCCTTGCCGATAATTTTACAGAACAGGAGCAATTCGTCCTTTGGGCTAGAGATCAAGACTATGATTTAGATACTTGCCTCGAACTTTGTGACGTTGTGcaattttttaatgaaGATGTAAGTGAGAGAGAGGCAGAAGAGAGCTGGGGCATGGCGGCAGCAGAAGGTGATTTTGCTAAGCTTCGAGATTTAGAGGATAAGCAAGAATTCGGACTGGCCCTATGA
- the CDC60 gene encoding leucine--tRNA ligase CDC60 (highly similar to uniprot|P26637 Saccharomyces cerevisiae YPL160W CDC60 Cytosolic leucyl tRNA synthetase ligates leucine to the appropriate tRNA) has product MATTVEGKGLVLENTARRDALIAIEKKYQRQWTEEGLFEQNAPSLEEVPLGMDSDELHAKYPKFLSSMAYPYMNGVLHAGHSFTLSKVEYSIGFERMRGKRALFPLGFHCTGMPILASADKIKREVELFGPDFSKVPPEVEEEPQEQKQEPQQQSEDVTKFKAKKSKVAAKQGRGKYQFEIMMQLGIPKEEVSKFSDPQHWLTYFPPLCQRDCNALGSRIDWRRSFITTDKNPYYDAFIRWQMNRMKEAGKIKFGERYTIYSVKDGQACMDHDRQSGEGVTPQEYIGVKIEVVEFADAAKQIIESNASIDKSKKVYFVAATLRPETMYGQTCCFVSPKITYGIFDAGDSYYITTERAFKNMSYQKLTPQRGVYSPVVNIDGKALIGSRIESALSVYKDLRVLPMETVLANKGTGVVTCVPSNSPDDFMTTKDLKNKAAFYGIDASWVKDEILPIIHTDKYGDITAEAVCKECKIHSPRDTNLLAEAKKLAYKEDYYSGTMIHGKYKGMKVSDAKARVRDDIVASGDAFVYNEPEGPVVSRSGDECIVSLEDQWYVDYGEESWKKQTLECLESMEVFAPEVKNAFEGCLEWLKNWAVSRTYGLGSKLPWDPQYLVESLSDSTIYQAFYTIAHLLFKDFYGNDVGVLGIKAEQMTDEVFDYVFHHSDRAPESGIPLKSLQILRREFEYFYPLDVSISGKDLITNHLTFFIYTNVALFPRKFWPRGVRANGHLMLNNAKMSKSTGNFMTLEQIVEKFGADASRIALGDAGDTMEDANFDESNANAAILRLFNLKEWAEETVKSADQFRTGPSDEIFDVAFENEMNALVEETYRQYELTNYKNALKFGLFDFQAARDYYRESCETMHKDLVLRYIEVQSLLLAPIAPHFCEYIYREVLGKQGSVQTAKFPRATKPVDQGALSALEYVRSLQRGIREAEGQALKKKKGGKQQSIDPSKPVKLILLVSESFPEWQSHCVEIVRELFAQQSLDDNKKIRERVEPKEMKRAMPFISLLKQRLTTEPHEVVFNRELLFNETETIKSTKDVLQKAPQSLRVEEIVAIQFPYESKVGTNIFNGQETALPNAAKAVEGAIPGSPGILFENL; this is encoded by the coding sequence ATGGCTACTACAGTTGAAGGTAAGGGGCTAGTCCTTGAGAATACTGCCCGTAGAGATGCTCTAATCgctattgaaaaaaaatatcagCGTCAATGGACTGAAGAAGGTTTGTTCGAGCAAAATGCTCCTAGTTTAGAAGAGGTCCCATTAGGTATGGATTCTGATGAACTACATGCCAAATACCctaaatttttatcatccATGGCGTACCCATACATGAATGGTGTTTTGCACGCAGGCCATAGTTTTACTTTATCCAAGGTTGAGTATTCTATtggttttgaaagaatgaGGGGTAAGAGAGCTCTTTTCCCACTTGGTTTCCACTGTACTGGTATGCCTATCTTGGCAAGTGCTGACAAAATTAAGAGAGAAGTAGAATTATTTGGACCTGATTTCTCTAAAGTACCACCAGAAGTGGAGGAAGAACcacaagaacaaaagcAAGAACCACAGCAACAATCTGAGGATGTGACCAAGTTTAAGGCCAAGAAATCTAAGGTTGCTGCCAAGCAAGGCCGTGGTAaatatcaatttgaaattatgATGCAATTAGGTATCCCTAAGGAAGAAGTTAGTAAATTTTCCGATCCTCAACACTGGTTAACTTATTTCCCTCCTCTATGTCAAAGGGACTGTAACGCACTTGGTTCTCGTATTGATTGGAGACGTTCCTTTATCACAACTGATAAGAACCCATACTATGATGCATTTATCAGATGGCAAATGAATAGAATGAAGGAAGCAGGTAAGATCAAATTCGGTGAACGTTACACTATTTACTCCGTTAAAGATGGTCAAGCTTGTATGGATCACGATAGACAATCTGGTGAGGGTGTGACTCCTCAAGAATACATTGGTGTTAAGATTGAAGTTGTTGAATTTGCTGATGCCGCCAAACAAATTATAGAATCCAATGCTTCCATCGATAAAAGTAAGAAAGTTTACTTTGTTGCAGCTACATTGAGACCAGAAACCATGTACGGTCAAACATGTTGTTTCGTTTCACCAAAGATCACCTATGGTATTTTTGATGCTGGTGATTCTTACTACATTACCACTGAGCGTGCTTTCAAGAACATGTCTTACCAAAAATTGACCCCACAAAGAGGTGTTTATTCTCCTGTGGTTAACATCGATGGTAAGGCATTGATCGGTTCTAGAATTGAATCTGCGCTGTCAGTCTACAAGGACTTAAGAGTTTTGCCTATGGAAACTGTTCTCGCTAACAAAGGTACTGGTGTCGTTACTTGTGTTCCATCCAATTCTCCAGATGATTTCATGACTACCAAAGACTTGAAAAACAAGGCCGCATTTTACGGTATTGATGCTAGCTGggttaaagatgaaattctACCAATCATCCACACCGATAAGTATGGTGACATTACCGCTGAGGCTGTTTGTAAGGAATGTAAGATTCACTCCCCAAGAGATACCAATTTGCTTGCAGAAGCTAAGAAGTTGGCATACAAGGAAGATTATTACTCTGGTACCATGATTCACGGTAAGTACAAGGGTATGAAGGTTTCTGACGCTAAGGCTAGAGTTAGGGATGATATTGTTGCCTCTGGCGATGCTTTCGTTTACAACGAACCAGAAGGTCCAGTCGTTTCTCGTTCTGGTGATGAATGTATCGtctctttggaagatcaaTGGTACGTGGACTACGGTGAAGAATCTTGGAAGAAGCAGACTCTTGAATGTTTAGAAAGTATGGAAGTTTTCGCACCAGAAGTTAAAAACGCCTTTGAAGGTTGTTTGGAATGGTTAAAGAACTGGGCTGTTTCTCGTACTTACGGTCTAGGTAGTAAGTTGCCATGGGATCCTCAATACTTGGTCGAATCTTTATCTGATTCTACCATTTACCAAGCTTTCTACACCATTGCTCATTTGTTGTTCAAGGATTTCTACGGTAACGACGTTGGTGTTTTGGGTATCAAGGCTGAACAAATGACTGATGAAGTTTTTGATTATGTTTTCCACCACAGCGACAGGGCACCTGAATCTGGAATTCCATTGAAGTCTTTGCAAATCTTGAGAAGAGAATTTGAATACTTCTACCCATTAGATGTTTCCATCAGTggtaaagatttgatcaCTAACCACTTgactttcttcatctacaCAAACGTTGCCCTTTTCCCTAGAAAATTCTGGCCAAGAGGTGTGAGAGCCAATGGTCACTTGATGTTAAACAATGCCAAGATGTCTAAGTCCACTGGTAACTTTATGACTTTGGAACAAatcgttgaaaaattcggTGCTGATGCTTCTCGTATTGCCCTAGGTGATGCTGGTGATACTATGGAGGACGCCAACTTTGATGAATCTAATGCAAATGCAGCTATTTTGagattgttcaatttgaaagaatggGCTGAAGAAACAGTTAAGAGCGCCGACCAATTCAGAACTGGTCCATCtgatgaaatctttgatgTGGCCTTTGAAAACGAAATGAATGCTTTAGTTGAAGAAACTTACAGACAATACGAATTGACCAACTACAAGAATGCTTTGAAATTCGGTCTATTTGATTTCCAAGCCGCTAGAGATTACTATCGTGAATCTTGTGAAACAATGCACAAGGATCTAGTTCTTCGTTACATTGAAGTTCAATCTTTATTGTTGGCACCAATTGCTCCTCACTTCTGTGAATACATTTACCGTGAAGTTTTGGGTAAACAGGGCAGTGTGCAAACTGCTAAATTCCCTCGTGCCACCAAACCAGTGGATCAAGGAGCTCTTTCTGCTCTAGAATACGTTAGATCTCTACAGAGAGGTATCAGAGAAGCTGAAGGTCAagctttgaagaagaagaagggtGGTAAGCAGCAAAGTATCGACCCATCCAAGCCAGTGAAATTGATCCTATTGGTTTCAGAATCTTTCCCTGAATGGCAATCTCACTGCGTGGAAATTGTCCGTGAATTGTTTGCTCAACAATCTTTGGACGATAACAAGAAGATTAGAGAAAGAGTTGAGCCTAAAGAAATGAAACGTGCAATGCCATTCATCTCTTTGTTGAAGCAACGTTTGACTACTGAACCTCATGAAGTGGTCTTTAACAGAGAATTACTCTTTAACGAAACGGAAACTATCAAATCCACCAAGGATGTCTTACAAAAGGCCCCTCAATCTCTAAGAGTGGAAGAAATCGTTGCTATCCAATTCCCATACGAATCCAAGGTCGGTACAAACATCTTTAATGGTCAAGAAACTGCTTTGCCTAACGCTGCTAAGGCTGTTGAAGGAGCAATTCCAGGTAGCCCAGGTATTTTATTCGAGAATTTGTAA
- the ENV9 gene encoding Env9p (similar to uniprot|Q08651 Saccharomyces cerevisiae YOR246C Protein with similarity to oxidoreductases), whose product MFNPDSLPYYNPAEDRKVAVITGGNSGIGWYTVLHLYMHGFVVYICGRNSNRVNKAIKELEMEAANRISKRSKDSQEIHLGSLHYLHNDLSDLKCVERAASKICKREQKLDVLINNAATVALPYELTKDNFEIQLQTNYIAHFLLSLRLLPLLQRAQGRLITLTSVCHQIEFRYWGLSQDWNYGPNMLFTWLRYAMAKTASIQFTKMMAIKYPEVLCLSIHPGMVMSTHIFSYWTRLPIVGIFFWMFFQIVGFFFGVSNEQGSLATLRCALSPHLNTDKDNGKYFTTEGVESKPSYIANNLDDAASTWIWTVHALRDRGFDI is encoded by the coding sequence ATGTTTAATCCGGATTCCCTTCCCTACTACAATCCGGCTGAAGATCGTAAAGTGGCTGTCATCACAGGTGGTAACAGTGGTATAGGATGGTATACGGTATTACATCTTTACATGCATGGATTCGTGGTTTACATATGCGGCAGAAACTCTAATAGGGTTAACAAAGCTATCAAGGAACTAGAAATGGAAGCTGCAAACCGTATCTCTAAAAGAAGCAAGGATTCACAAGAAATTCACCTCGGTTCATTACATTACTTGCACAATGACTTATCGGATTTAAAATGTGTGGAAAGAGCCGCTTCCAAGATTTGTAAAAGGGAACAGAAATTAGACGTTTTAATAAATAATGCAGCTACAGTCGCACTCCCGTATGAACTCACTAAGGACAATTTCGAAATTCAACTTCAAACGAACTACATTGCCCATTTCCTACTGTCCCTTAGACTACTACCATTACTGCAAAGAGCACAGGGAAGATTAATTACTTTAACATCTGTGTGTCATCAGATAGAATTTCGTTACTGGGGGTTAAGTCAGGATTGGAATTACGGGCCAAATATGCTTTTTACATGGCTTCGGTATGCAATGGCCAAGACAGCATCGATCCAATTCACTAAGATGATGGCAATCAAGTACCCTGAAGTACTGTGCCTATCGATACATCCTGGTATGGTAATGAGCACACATATCTTTAGCTATTGGACTAGACTACCGATTGTGGGAATTTTCTTTTGGATGTTCTTCCAAATAGTAGGgtttttctttggtgtTTCTAACGAACAGGGATCACTAGCTACTCTAAGATGTGCTTTATCACCGCATCTTAATACCGACAAGGATAACGGTAAGTATTTTACAACAGAAGGTGTAGAATCTAAGCCGAGCTATATCGCTAACAACCTAGATGACGCTGCTTCAACATGGATATGGACGGTGCATGCACTAAGGGATCGTGGGTTTGATATCTAG
- the BEM4 gene encoding Bem4p (similar to uniprot|P39011 Saccharomyces cerevisiae YPL161C BEM4 Protein involved in establishment of cell polarity and bud emergence interacts with the Rho1p small GTP-binding protein and with the Rho-type GTPase Cdc42p): MDYEKVLFDLQPIIKAHSIDAIPLEGDFQERYLSVLDQVAVCLRTEHNRAIAGSSGLLKRLLEVLEESLVKCFSNMHLDPFWWKFVSDLIRCVANCLVDNDDNRKILFQEKPVIMDRYVGHILTLKTEGNEELQLRTLAMAKNMCLDNKDYVRRFSKIQSPLLSLLHREDDESLTLIGSELLSDFLEIDQNVSLEDLQFFAEAIWSQSQEVKNQEDEQDEQEEDALDDPALEILTNFTQCLEIVVSKKSSLDFGDLLVSIIQLHLLQTLDELWPKQFENKLIHMRRLMTCVGHISAQESNTNKNERETCYENIHKSNNGYKIGAIFIVLTNSIDSPKDGSQVSKEISFQELIQAASKLTDPMQAQGFLALFKKLLTVSSAMELKSDIIRELSFVLKKTHDQSTFFKDLSPLLDALLNKMFTVLPSSTVHDSLSDPSSPLLGIVRERDSVISCLALDKLLVSSKTALTTITEPLWQTACKFQDQVASGEGNISIFYIFQLAKTFGILLKNLESHQELLQDDLKPWITQLLEFVKPLKEKNDQASQSAVNNGKFVATMLLKLLDQNNGTEQDERLQKLAKELL; this comes from the coding sequence ATGGATTACGAAAAGGTTTTATTTGATTTACAACCCATCATCAAGGCACATAGCATTGATGCTATTCCTTTAGAAGGAGATTTTCAGGAGAGATATCTCTCGGTTTTAGACCAAGTTGCAGTTTGCTTGAGGACCGAACATAATAGAGCCATTGCAGGCTCAAGCGGATTGTTGAAACGTCTATTAGAAGTGTTGGAGGAGTCTTTAGTAAAATGTTTCAGTAATATGCATTTGGATCCGTTTTGGTGGAAATTTGTCTCAGATTTAATAAGGTGTGTTGCAAACTGTTTGGTGGATAACGACGACAATAGAAAGATACTCTTTCAAGAAAAACCAGTAATTATGGATCGCTATGTAGGTCATATTCTTACTTTGAAAACAGAAGGCaatgaagaattgcaattgaGGACTTTGGCAATGGCTAAAAATATGTGTTTGGACAATAAGGACTACGTCCGCagattttccaagattcaATCACCATTATTAAGTTTGTTACATCgtgaagatgatgagtCATTGACCTTGATAGGTTCTGAACTACTGTCagattttcttgaaatagATCAAAATGTTTCTCTCGAAGACTTACAATTCTTTGCAGAAGCGATCTGGAGTCAGTCTCAAGAGGTAAAAAACCAAGAAGATGAGCAAGATGAACAGGAAGAAGATGCCTTGGATGATCCTGCGTTGGAAATCCTGACAAATTTTACACAATGCTTAGAAATTGTGGTCTCCAAGAAAAGTTCCTTAGATTTTGGTGATCTATTGGTCTCTATTATTCAACTTCACCTTTTGCAAACCCTAGACGAGTTATGGCCGAAGCAATTCGAAAATAAATTGATCCACATGAGGAGATTGATGACTTGTGTAGGCCATATCTCTGCTCAGGAATCAAATACAAACAAAAATGAACGTGAAACTTGTTACGAAAATATTCATAAAAGTAACAATGGATACAAGATCGGTGCCATTTTCATTGTGCTAACgaattcaattgattcacCAAAAGACGGTTCACAGGTGAGTAAAGAAATTTCGTTCCAGGAACTAATCCAAGCGGCATCTAAATTGACCGACCCCATGCAAGCGCAGGGATTTTTAGCgcttttcaagaaattattgaCTGTTTCCAGTGCAatggaattgaaatctgaCATCATCAGGGAACTATCATTTGTCTTGAAGAAAACTCATGATCAatcaacttttttcaaagatttatcaCCACTATTAGATGCACTGCTAAACAAAATGTTTACCGTCTTACCCAGTTCCACGGTACACGATTCATTATCTGATCCAAGTTCACCACTATTGGGCATAGTTAGAGAGCGCGATAGTGTCATCTCCTGTCTAGCGTTGGATAAACTGCTAGTGTCTTCCAAGACTGCACTAACCACTATTACCGAACCTCTTTGGCAAACTGCTTGCAAATTCCAAGACCAAGTTGCATCTGGTGAGGGAAACATATCAATCTTCTACATTTTCCAACTGGCTAAAACCTTTGGAATTTTATTGAAGAACCTAGAGTCTCACCAAGAACTATTACAGgatgatttgaaaccatGGATAACTCAGTTACTAGAATTCGTCAAGCccttgaaagaaaaaaacgATCAAGCAAGTCAGAGTGCTGTGAACAACGGTAAATTCGTTGCTACCATGTTACTAAAATTACTAGACCAAAACAATGGTACAGAACAGGATGAACGGCTTCAGAAATTGGCTAAAGAACTCTTATAA
- a CDS encoding uncharacterized protein (similar to uniprot|Q12042 Saccharomyces cerevisiae YPL162C Hypothetical ORF), which yields MGVTSQDKCQLLGPTSIVIQLAMGMAIVAGLLLKRNREHPRRKMVVWAYDVGKQLIGALEIHFINLGLSIWQQRGVILFSGNNNNQDDDGQCDWYFLNLLCDTTIGIPILWVILVLIQSILVHLEVTNIESGNYFSSASENKSLSTESKRPLFSAFLKQSSIFVGGISAMKFIIYELLEHYEKGASWFANLLLGWCDHWPNFQVFVVMFVCPVGLNFFQYFCVDNIIKLPTTCVNSQNLENFEPESLEEYLETNVNANTNRGSSHAIYGSLG from the coding sequence atggGCGTTACCTCTCAAGATAAATGCCAGCTGTTGGGTCCCACTTCCATTGTTATCCAGTTGGCTATGGGAATGGCCATAGTAGCTGGGCTATTACTAAAAAGGAACCGAGAACACCCAAGGAGGAAGATGGTAGTTTGGGCCTATGATGTTGGCAAACAGCTTATCGGAGCTTTGGAGATTCACTTTATAAATCTAGGGTTAAGCATTTGGCAACAGAGAGGTGTCATACTGTTTTCAGGAAATAATAACAATcaggatgatgatggacAGTGTGATTGGTATTTCCTCAATTTGTTATGTGATACAACCATAGGAATTCCTATACTGTGGGTGATACTCGTATTGATTCAATCTATTCTAGTTCATCTAGAAGTGACGAACATCGAAAGCGGGAACTATTTTTCCTCAGCTTCTGAGAATAAATCGTTGAGCACAGAATCCAAAAGGCCATTGTTTAGTGCATTCTTGAAACAATCATCAATATTTGTTGGTGGAATAAGTGCTATGAAGTTCATCATCTATGAATTGCTAGAACATTACGAAAAAGGTGCCTCATGGTTTGCCAATTTGTTGTTAGGATGGTGCGATCATTGGCCAAATTTCCAGGTGTTTGTAGTAATGTTTGTTTGTCCCGTGGGCCTCAACTTCTTCCAGTATTTCTGTGTTGACAATATTATCAAACTACCAACAACTTGTGTCAATTCTCAAAACCTAGAGAATTTCGAACCTGAATCCCTTGAAGAATACCTTGAAACCAACGTCAATGCCAACACAAACCGTGGTAGTAGCCACGCGATTTACGGTAGCCTTGGTTGA
- the SVS1 gene encoding Svs1p (weakly similar to uniprot|Q12254 Saccharomyces cerevisiae YPL163C): MFFPVAFNLLFLFISYATAEYVNATVPCTTVTLSPTYTVQPSTSVSTYNDLTTTIDITNTLYSTMWFTPTTVISSPSVTTTTTEMTTVYETTDLDTTSTITSTITSTREVTFVQPTATSASAAGSSSGSSAPASPASPSAVQAAATYSPGASSIAAAPTSSSSSSAADESTGACTPSVKIVTVSATVTEGSVTVTVTAGASSAPLSSAVTPGSVLPSQYSQAQINQPLVANGTTTLGA; the protein is encoded by the coding sequence ATGTTTTTTCCAGTTGCTTTTAACTTactcttccttttcatctcATATGCTACTGCTGAGTATGTGAATGCCACTGTTCCATGTACTACAGTTACTTTGTCACCAACCTACACTGTACAACCATCAACAAGTGTTTCCACTTACAACGATTTGACTACTACCATTGATATTACAAACACTTTGTACTCTACCATGTGGTTCACTCCAACGACTGTTATTTCTTCTCCATCTGTTACTACCACGACTACTGAGATGACTACCGTTTACGAAACCACTGATTTAGACACAACTTCTACCATCACATCTACCATTACTTCTACCAGAGAGGTCACTTTTGTTCAACCAACTGCGACTTCTGCCTCTGCAGCTGGTTCTAGCTCTGGTTCTAGTGCTCCAGCTTCTCCAGCTTCCCCATCAGCTGTTCAAGCTGCAGCCACTTATTCTCCAGGAGCTTCTTCAATCGCCGCAGCTCCaacttcttcctcctccAGTAGTGCTGCTGATGAATCTACCGGTGCTTGTACTCCATCCGTTAAAATCGTCACTGTCTCTGCTACCGTGACTGAAGGTTCCGTTACCGTTACTGTAACTGCAGGTGCATCTTCTGCTCCATTGTCATCTGCTGTTACTCCTGGATCTGTTTTACCATCTCAGTATTCTCAAGCTCAGATCAACCAACCATTAGTAGCTAACGGTACTACAACTTTGGGAGCTTGA